A stretch of the Microcoleus sp. FACHB-672 genome encodes the following:
- a CDS encoding M23 family metallopeptidase, which produces MKDYYAFQKPVLSPVRGWVVRVVKDLADCATGSVDQDNNWGNCVVLYDERGFYVEISHFAQNSIVVNLGDRIERGALLGRCGNSSYSPQPHIHVQVQLTPELGAATVPFSFANLNVDGEFQAESVPVEGNALEPVASAASLVQVFTFPLETQLHFTMMEKNRVIGQIVATVRMAVDGSFYLDSGKGKLFFSRNEDCFMFHRLEGNEPALALLFMAMPKLPLTTPEIGQQWNDYLPISLVTTGLRRLLYQFGSSFYSRLASAGYTGQWESHDRLRV; this is translated from the coding sequence TTGAAAGATTATTATGCGTTTCAAAAGCCGGTTCTGTCGCCGGTTCGGGGCTGGGTTGTTCGAGTGGTGAAAGATTTAGCGGACTGTGCAACCGGCAGCGTCGATCAAGATAATAACTGGGGCAACTGCGTTGTGCTTTACGACGAGCGCGGTTTTTATGTCGAAATTTCCCATTTCGCTCAAAATAGCATTGTAGTGAATTTGGGTGATCGCATCGAGCGCGGTGCTTTACTCGGACGTTGCGGTAATTCTAGCTATTCTCCTCAACCGCACATTCACGTTCAGGTACAACTCACGCCTGAATTGGGTGCAGCAACGGTTCCGTTCAGTTTTGCTAATCTCAATGTGGATGGGGAATTTCAGGCTGAAAGTGTGCCGGTGGAAGGAAACGCACTTGAACCTGTTGCTTCTGCTGCTTCCTTGGTGCAGGTGTTCACATTTCCCCTTGAAACCCAACTGCATTTTACGATGATGGAAAAGAATCGAGTGATCGGCCAGATTGTTGCCACAGTCAGGATGGCTGTGGATGGTTCCTTTTATCTCGACTCTGGCAAAGGGAAATTATTTTTTAGCCGGAATGAGGATTGCTTTATGTTCCACCGTTTAGAGGGAAACGAGCCGGCGTTGGCACTACTATTTATGGCAATGCCTAAACTTCCCTTGACAACTCCTGAAATTGGACAGCAATGGAATGACTACTTGCCAATCAGTCTCGTAACAACAGGACTGCGCCGGCTCCTGTACCAATTTGGCAGTTCGTTTTACTCTCGACTCGCATCGGCTGGCTATACAGGTCAGTGGGAATCTCATGATAGGCTGAGAGTTTAA
- a CDS encoding IS1 family transposase: protein MKCPQCHSTQTAKNGHRRGRQCYKCKQCSRQFLESYRRWAYSDDVKQLCIKMYLNGMGLRGIERVTEIHHTTVMHWIREAGHQLSDAPEAEEIPEVSDLDELQTFVGNKRNKIWIWTAVNHFQAGILAWVIGDRSAATFESLWLIVKCWQCFFYVTDGWKVYPMFFDAGDQMISKTYMTRVESENTRLQHYLARLHRKTLCYSKSVEMLKCSLRLLLHYLKYRTVPLPA, encoded by the coding sequence ATGAAATGTCCTCAATGTCACTCCACTCAAACCGCTAAAAACGGGCATCGTCGTGGCAGACAATGCTACAAGTGCAAGCAGTGTTCTCGTCAATTCCTTGAGTCCTACCGTCGGTGGGCTTACTCCGACGATGTCAAGCAACTGTGCATCAAAATGTATCTCAATGGCATGGGGTTGCGCGGCATCGAACGAGTCACCGAGATTCATCACACCACTGTCATGCACTGGATTCGAGAGGCAGGACACCAACTCAGTGATGCCCCCGAAGCTGAAGAAATCCCAGAAGTAAGCGACTTGGATGAACTGCAAACCTTTGTGGGCAACAAGCGCAACAAGATTTGGATTTGGACTGCAGTCAATCACTTTCAAGCAGGTATTTTGGCATGGGTAATCGGTGATCGCAGTGCGGCAACCTTCGAGTCGTTGTGGTTGATTGTCAAGTGCTGGCAGTGTTTCTTCTATGTCACTGATGGCTGGAAGGTTTACCCAATGTTCTTCGATGCGGGTGACCAGATGATCAGCAAAACCTATATGACCCGCGTGGAAAGCGAGAACACCCGTCTACAGCACTACTTAGCACGATTGCACCGCAAGACCCTGTGCTATTCCAAGTCTGTCGAGATGCTGAAGTGTTCACTTCGGTTACTGCTTCATTACTTAAAGTACCGAACGGTTCCCCTGCCAGCTTAG